From Coccinella septempunctata chromosome 4, icCocSept1.1, whole genome shotgun sequence, a single genomic window includes:
- the LOC123311954 gene encoding putative sodium-dependent multivitamin transporter gives MAVRQPLFGTWDYVVLVIVLLVSSMVGVYYRFTGGKQRTTKEYLLADKNMPFLPVAFSLMASFMSAITLLGVSSENYTFGIQFVVINLSYGIFTWVAAYLYLPVFFQLQATSAYEYLERRFGKTTRTIASLLYTFQMVLYMGIVLYAPAIALEALTGINRVSAISSVGLVCIFYSTIGGMKAVLMTDVFQSLLMFAAVMSIIVCAVIDKGSFAEIWRIAEEGGRTEILNFDLDPTVRHTWFTLIIGGGVTFLSLYGVNQTQVQRYLTVKDLKTAQKALWWNWPILTFLSLTTSFSGLAIYSKYHDCDPVTTKVIRSSDQLMPLYVVESMGHIPGLSGLFVAGIFSASLSTVSAAVNSLAAVAVEDYYKPLYKRFYKYALSEKRALIHSKLIAFVYGGICLLIAFLAQVLGGVLQASLTIFGAIGGPLLGIFTLGMFTTRANQKGTLFGLCCGVGLSLWMAFGQPKPPPPKLPVSVEGCDKDFLLNYTMAASAVHSDESSYFWLYKVSYLYLGVFGLLCTLLVGYMSSIMFFKRSESEEKSVKNPDLFIPPLSRRLAEKRNNNLTRISDNGIGSFRNTYDTHVL, from the exons ATGGCTGTGAGGCAACCCCTATTTGGAACATGGGATTACGTTGTTCTTGTAATTGTTCTTTTGGTCTCATCCATGGTGGGAGTATACTATCGGTTTACCGGTGGAAAACAAAGAACGACCAAG gaatacCTGCTGGCTGATAAGAATATGCCATTTCTGCCTGTAGCATTCTCCTTGATGGCCTCCTTCATGTCTGCCATCACGCTGTTGGGTGTTTCAAGTGAAAACTATACATTCGGAATTCAGTTTGTTGTGATAAACTTATCTTATGGAATTTTCACTTGGGTGGCTGCCTATCTATATCTTCCCGTATTCTTTCAGCTACAAGCCACTAGTGCCTACGAG tatttggaaaggcgATTCGGTAAAACTACCAGAACAATTGCTTCGTTGTTATACACATTCCAAATGGTGCTTTATATGGGCATAGTTTTATATGCCCCCGCTATAGCTCTAGAAGCACTAACAGGAATCAACAGGGTTTCTGCGATTTCATCGGTAG GTTTAGTATGTATATTTTATTCGACTATCGGAGGAATGAAAGCTGTACTAATGACTGACGTTTTTCAATCCCTACTTATGTTTGCGGCTGTAATGAGTATCATCGTGTGTGCTGTGATAGACAAGGGCAGTTTTGCTGAAATCTGGAGAATTGCAGAAGAAGGAGGAAGAACAGAGATATTGAA TTTCGATTTAGACCCTACCGTCCGGCACACCTGGTTCACCCTCATCATTGGTGGAGGGGTAACGTTCCTATCCTTATACGGTGTGAACCAAACTCAGGTACAGAGGTACTTAACGGTGAAAGACTTGAAGACGGCCCAGAAGGCTTTGTGGTGGAATTGGCCTATTTTGACATTTCTCAGCTTAACAACATCTTTTTCGGGCCTGGCCATTTATTCGAAATATCATGATTGCGATCCTGTCACTACGAAAGTCATCAGGAGTTCGGATCAA CTAATGCCGCTCTATGTAGTGGAGTCGATGGGCCATATACCAGGATTGTCTGGCTTATTTGTAGCTGGCATATTTAGTGCCTCCTTATCTACAGTTTCTGCAGCTGTCAACAGCTTGGCCGCAGTGGCTGTAGAAGACTATTACAAG CCTCTGTATAAACGTTTCTATAAATACGCACTTTCAGAGAAGAGAGCGCTAATTCACTCGAAACTTATCGCTTTCGTTTATGGAGGGATATGTTTGTTGATCGCCTTCCTGGCTCAAGTATTGGGAGGCGTCCTTCAAGCCTCCCTCACAATATTTGGTGCCATCGGGGGACCCCTTCTGGGTATATTCACATTGGGAATGTTCACCACCAGGGCCAATCAGAAG GGAACCCTCTTTGGTCTCTGTTGTGGCGTTGGGCTATCACTGTGGATGGCCTTCGGGCAACCAAAACCACCTCCACCAAAGCTACCAGTATCAGTTGAAGGTTGTGATAaagattttttattaaattataCGATGGCAGCTTCTGCCGTTCATTCTGATGAAAG TTCCTATTTTTGGCTTTATAAAGTATCTTACCTATATCTAGGAGTATTTGGATTGTTGTGCACACTTTTAGTGGGATACATGAGCAGTATAATGTTCTTCAAAAGAAGCGAATCGGAAGAGAAATCAGTTAAAAACCCGGATCTATTCATTCCACCACTGTCCAGGAGGCTTGCGGAAAAGAGGAATAACAATTTGACTCGAATTTCCGATAATGGTATCGGTAGTTTTCGAAATACTTACGACACGCACGTCCTTTGA
- the LOC123311518 gene encoding uncharacterized protein LOC123311518 isoform X1, whose translation MSEGFSNNHSAKYSDGNAANYYQHIDTISESTEKLDHPYDHIYATNENSNIEIHKQKLNCQTAESEVRFLKQWLLLHLDLIQHQNEEILTKERTILILQQENEMLKERLNCMEQSVSLEDNKQEGVHSEEIQFKEIKLVEDMTQGLGSCNDIKDATLLEVNCNNVDSTSLDSEARQGQRNENSVTETQTFEVISNSLDCVSGSTDPCAELNFDSGIDANVKIESDTLDNLNSCVVYNFSSELDSMRHLRMSIRRKRVCSNSSAASQNGYCIEEKRTLKKLKKRRKKSIKDNQIIYTPDFYVNQIGDPVPGIPMSYETEPEGEVVDNAVLEVPRWRVKVYASCYTMEGTENLDDEVFLRRHNRLEIDERRRKRWDVQRIREQRVIEKLKQRHEKAEYQAKIEISNVTNTPLWPSLDDIKIIEVSQELPISSFGVPLPKVTENSHFCSDFSITWLDGLDSNLSKDKVLLKRGSRRRKLKR comes from the exons ATGTCCGAAGGCTTCTCGAATAATCATAGTGCAAAATATTCTGATGGGAATGCCGCCAATTATTACCAACATATAGATACTATTTCCGAAAGTACAGAAAAACTCGATCATCCGTACGACCATATATATGCAACTAATGAAAATTCCAATATCGAAATTCATAAACAGAAATTGAACTGTCAAACTGCCGAAAGTGAGGTTAGGTTTTTAAAACAGTGGTTGCTACTCCATTTAGATTTGATCCAACACCAAAATGAAGAAATTCTAACTAAAGAAAGAACAATACTCATACTCCAACAAGAGAATGAGATG CTTAAAGAACGGTTGAATTGTATGGAACAAAGTGTTTCACTGGAGGATAATAAACAAGAAGGGGTTCATTCTGAAGAAATACAGTTTAAGGAGATAAAACTCGTTGAGGATATGACCCAAGGCTTGGGTTCATGTAATGATATCAAAGATGCAACTCTACTCGAAGTGAATTGTAATAATGTGGACAGTACTTCGTTAGATTCTGAAGCGCGACAAGGACAAAGAAACGAAAATAGTGTAACTGAAACTCAAACTTTCGAAGTCATCAGTAATTCTCTTGACTGTGTTAGTGGATCAACTGATCCCTGTGCGGAATTAAACTTTGATTCCGGCATTGATGCCAATGTGAAAATTGAGAGTGACACATTGGACAATTTGAATTCTTGTGTCGTCTACAATTTCTCAAGTGAACTGGATTCTATGAGACACTTAAGAATGAGCATAAGAAGGAAACGGGTATGTAGCAATTCTTCTGCAGCTTCTCAAAATGGTTATTGTATCGAAGAGAAAAGAACACTTAAGAAACTCAAGAAAAGGAGAAAGA AAAGCATCAAAGATAATCAGATAATATATACACCTGACTTTTATGTGAACCAAATAGGAGATCCTGTTCCTGGAATTCCCATGTCTTATGAAACCGAACCTGAAGGTGAAGTAGTTGACAATGCCGTCTTGGAA GTACCTCGTTGGAGGGTAAAAGTGTATGCTAGTTGTTATACCATGGAGGGTACTGAAAACTTGGACGATGAAGTTTTTTTACGCAGACACAACCGATTGGAGATTGATGAAAGACGCAGGAAAAG GTGGGATGTACAAAGAATCAGGGAGCAAAGAGTTATTGAGAAGTTGAAGCAAAGACATGAAAAAGCAGAGTATcaagcaaaaattgagatttccaaCGTAACAAACACCCCTTTGTGGCCATCTTTGgatgatataaaaataatagaaGTTTCTCAAGAATTACCAATATCCAGTTTCGGAGTCCCATTACCTAAAGTAACTGAAAA TTCTCATTTTTGTAGTGACTTCAGTATCACTTGGTTAGATGGTTTAGATTCCAATTTGAGTAAGGACAAAGTACTTTTAAAGAGAGGATCTAGAAGGAGAAAATTAAAGAGATAA
- the LOC123311518 gene encoding uncharacterized protein LOC123311518 isoform X2, with amino-acid sequence MSEGFSNNHSAKYSDGNAANYYQHIDTISESTEKLDHPYDHIYATNENSNIEIHKQKLNCQTAESEVRFLKQWLLLHLDLIQHQNEEILTKERTILILQQENEMLKERLNCMEQSVSLEDNKQEGVHSEEIQFKEIKLVEDMTQGLGSCNDIKDATLLEVNCNNVDSTSLDSEARQGQRNENSVTETQTFEVISNSLDCVSGSTDPCAELNFDSGIDANVKIESDTLDNLNSCVVYNFSSELDSMRHLRMSIRRKRVCSNSSAASQNGYCIEEKRTLKKLKKRRKKSIKDNQIIYTPDFYVNQIGDPVPGIPMSYETEPEGEVVDNAVLEVPRWRVKVYASCYTMEGTENLDDEVFLRRHNRLEIDERRRKRWDVQRIREQRVIEKLKQRHEKAEYQAKIEISNVTNTPLWPSLDDIKIIEVSQELPISSFGVPLPKVTENDFSITWLDGLDSNLSKDKVLLKRGSRRRKLKR; translated from the exons ATGTCCGAAGGCTTCTCGAATAATCATAGTGCAAAATATTCTGATGGGAATGCCGCCAATTATTACCAACATATAGATACTATTTCCGAAAGTACAGAAAAACTCGATCATCCGTACGACCATATATATGCAACTAATGAAAATTCCAATATCGAAATTCATAAACAGAAATTGAACTGTCAAACTGCCGAAAGTGAGGTTAGGTTTTTAAAACAGTGGTTGCTACTCCATTTAGATTTGATCCAACACCAAAATGAAGAAATTCTAACTAAAGAAAGAACAATACTCATACTCCAACAAGAGAATGAGATG CTTAAAGAACGGTTGAATTGTATGGAACAAAGTGTTTCACTGGAGGATAATAAACAAGAAGGGGTTCATTCTGAAGAAATACAGTTTAAGGAGATAAAACTCGTTGAGGATATGACCCAAGGCTTGGGTTCATGTAATGATATCAAAGATGCAACTCTACTCGAAGTGAATTGTAATAATGTGGACAGTACTTCGTTAGATTCTGAAGCGCGACAAGGACAAAGAAACGAAAATAGTGTAACTGAAACTCAAACTTTCGAAGTCATCAGTAATTCTCTTGACTGTGTTAGTGGATCAACTGATCCCTGTGCGGAATTAAACTTTGATTCCGGCATTGATGCCAATGTGAAAATTGAGAGTGACACATTGGACAATTTGAATTCTTGTGTCGTCTACAATTTCTCAAGTGAACTGGATTCTATGAGACACTTAAGAATGAGCATAAGAAGGAAACGGGTATGTAGCAATTCTTCTGCAGCTTCTCAAAATGGTTATTGTATCGAAGAGAAAAGAACACTTAAGAAACTCAAGAAAAGGAGAAAGA AAAGCATCAAAGATAATCAGATAATATATACACCTGACTTTTATGTGAACCAAATAGGAGATCCTGTTCCTGGAATTCCCATGTCTTATGAAACCGAACCTGAAGGTGAAGTAGTTGACAATGCCGTCTTGGAA GTACCTCGTTGGAGGGTAAAAGTGTATGCTAGTTGTTATACCATGGAGGGTACTGAAAACTTGGACGATGAAGTTTTTTTACGCAGACACAACCGATTGGAGATTGATGAAAGACGCAGGAAAAG GTGGGATGTACAAAGAATCAGGGAGCAAAGAGTTATTGAGAAGTTGAAGCAAAGACATGAAAAAGCAGAGTATcaagcaaaaattgagatttccaaCGTAACAAACACCCCTTTGTGGCCATCTTTGgatgatataaaaataatagaaGTTTCTCAAGAATTACCAATATCCAGTTTCGGAGTCCCATTACCTAAAGTAACTGAAAA TGACTTCAGTATCACTTGGTTAGATGGTTTAGATTCCAATTTGAGTAAGGACAAAGTACTTTTAAAGAGAGGATCTAGAAGGAGAAAATTAAAGAGATAA